From one Flavobacteriales bacterium genomic stretch:
- a CDS encoding DUF4294 domain-containing protein, with the protein MILILLGSLAFLEADAQSEGAVSVHRAVIMDGDTVPVVDLPPAFVEVRWTARDRRQAERYDKLTRYVTKVYPYARLTGDLLREYEHDLAMMDRSGDQDLYVKLAEAELRAEFEAEVKDLTISQGKLLVKLIDRETGRTSYDLVRQLRGSFTAFVWQGMARMFGHDLRSTYDPVGDDKLVEVIVQRIERGELAVAVRPPRTAKAQARLEKRKARLYKKYGIPVDRASTN; encoded by the coding sequence TTGATCCTGATCTTGTTGGGAAGCCTTGCTTTCCTTGAGGCTGATGCGCAATCGGAGGGCGCCGTGAGCGTGCATCGCGCCGTGATTATGGATGGCGATACGGTGCCCGTGGTCGACCTCCCGCCCGCATTCGTGGAGGTTCGATGGACCGCTCGCGACCGGAGGCAGGCCGAACGCTACGATAAGCTCACGCGGTACGTCACCAAGGTCTATCCCTATGCCCGTCTCACCGGCGACCTGCTGCGCGAGTACGAGCATGACCTGGCCATGATGGACCGCTCCGGCGATCAAGATCTTTATGTGAAGCTCGCCGAAGCGGAGCTGCGTGCCGAGTTCGAGGCTGAGGTGAAGGACCTCACCATCAGCCAGGGCAAGTTGCTGGTCAAGCTCATCGATCGCGAGACCGGGCGCACCAGCTATGATCTCGTGCGCCAGCTGCGCGGTTCGTTCACGGCCTTCGTTTGGCAAGGCATGGCGCGCATGTTCGGTCACGATCTGCGCAGCACCTACGATCCTGTCGGCGACGATAAGCTGGTGGAGGTGATCGTGCAGCGCATCGAGCGGGGCGAGCTTGCGGTGGCGGTGCGCCCGCCGCGAACGGCGAAAGCGCAGGCGCGGCTCGAGAAGCGCAAGGCGCGGCTGTACAAGAAGTACGGCATCCCCGTGGATCGGGCCAGCACCAATTGA
- a CDS encoding GNAT family N-acetyltransferase — protein MISIRSATAQDIPLIQAIAHATWPVSYREMISPEQIAYMLELMYSEDSLRKQMGAKGHRFIIAELSGAAVGFAGFEHHHEDSTRTRLHKLYVQPGTQGGGAGKALLLDVIEEAMGSGDTEVDLTVNKRNRSLGFYKAHGFAIERDIVMDIGGGYVMDDHIMVKALS, from the coding sequence GTGATCTCCATCCGCAGCGCAACAGCGCAAGACATCCCGCTGATCCAAGCAATCGCGCACGCCACCTGGCCGGTCTCCTACAGGGAAATGATCAGTCCGGAGCAAATCGCCTACATGCTGGAATTGATGTATAGCGAGGATTCGCTCCGTAAACAAATGGGCGCGAAGGGGCATCGATTCATCATCGCAGAGTTGAGCGGGGCCGCCGTCGGGTTCGCCGGATTCGAGCATCACCACGAGGACAGCACTCGAACCCGCCTGCACAAGCTCTACGTGCAACCCGGCACCCAGGGTGGCGGGGCCGGCAAGGCGCTGCTGCTAGACGTGATCGAGGAAGCCATGGGCTCCGGCGACACCGAGGTGGACCTCACGGTGAACAAGCGCAATCGCTCTTTGGGCTTCTACAAAGCCCATGGCTTCGCCATAGAGCGCGACATCGTGATGGACATCGGTGGTGGCTACGTCATGGACGACCACATCATGGTGAAGGCGCTGAGCTGA
- a CDS encoding 3-hydroxybutyryl-CoA dehydrogenase, with protein sequence MKISVIGAGQMGNGIAHVFAQRGHTVTLIDIAQASLDRALATIGKNMDRQVAKGSLTEEQKKDALASIATSTDLAAGVKEAELVIEAATENVDLKLRIFKDIDANAPVSAILATNTSSISITRIAAATNRPGQVIGMHFMNPVPVMKLVEVIRGYDTTDAVTKTVVDLSSAIGKVPVTVNDYAGFVANRILMPMINEAIQTLWQGVGGVAEIDSIMKLGMAHPMGPLQLADFIGLDTCLAIMRVLHEGLGEPKYAPCPLLVLMVTAGKLGAKSGEGFYAYTAGSKDLLVAQAFSK encoded by the coding sequence ATGAAGATCTCCGTCATCGGTGCCGGCCAAATGGGCAATGGCATCGCCCATGTGTTCGCGCAGCGCGGGCACACTGTCACCTTGATCGACATCGCGCAGGCCAGCCTGGACAGAGCCTTGGCGACCATCGGGAAGAACATGGACCGGCAGGTGGCAAAGGGCTCACTCACTGAAGAGCAGAAGAAGGACGCCCTTGCTTCCATTGCCACGAGCACCGATCTGGCTGCAGGCGTGAAGGAGGCCGAGCTCGTGATCGAGGCCGCCACGGAGAACGTGGACCTGAAGCTTCGCATCTTCAAGGATATCGATGCGAATGCACCGGTTTCGGCGATTCTGGCCACGAATACCAGCAGCATCAGCATCACGCGGATCGCAGCGGCCACCAATCGCCCTGGCCAAGTGATCGGCATGCACTTCATGAACCCCGTGCCGGTGATGAAGCTCGTGGAGGTGATCCGCGGTTACGATACCACCGATGCCGTGACGAAGACAGTGGTGGACCTGAGCTCGGCGATCGGCAAGGTGCCCGTGACCGTGAACGACTACGCTGGATTCGTGGCCAACCGCATCCTGATGCCCATGATCAACGAGGCCATCCAGACGCTCTGGCAGGGCGTGGGCGGTGTTGCTGAGATCGACAGTATCATGAAGCTGGGCATGGCGCACCCCATGGGCCCGCTGCAACTGGCCGACTTCATCGGACTGGACACGTGCCTTGCGATCATGCGCGTGCTGCACGAGGGCCTGGGTGAGCCGAAGTACGCGCCATGTCCCCTGCTCGTGCTGATGGTGACCGCCGGCAAGCTGGGCGCGAAGAGCGGGGAAGGCTTCTACGCGTACACCGCGGGCAGCAAGGACCTGTTGGTGGCCCAGGCATTCAGCAAGTGA
- a CDS encoding sugar transferase, translating into MKFGTDVPIDLDANYFKGLVLVPLFWFGLYTAIGGYRDVFRRFRTKELGQTLLVTTIGVLVIFFVLLLDDEVPSASYHYRSFLALFVLHFGITFPLRFLITSGTVRAVHQRRIGFNTVLVGGNERAVAVHQEIEAMPKSPGNRFVGFVNVNGGDQQLAGILPRLGKWHELRQVILQHSVEEAIIAVDSTEHEHMSRIMNELEGTGVRIKVIPDMYDILSGSVKMTSIFGTPLIEVNPEIMPAWQFSLKRVVDIVVSSIALAILLPLYLALALLVMLSGPGPVFFTQERIGKHGRPFRIVKFRSMVSNAEQDGPQLSSATDPRITPIGRWMRRTRMDELPQFWNVLKGEMSLVGPRPERQHYIDAITEVAPHYRHLTKVRPGITSWGQVKFGYAENIDQMVRRLKYDILYIENMSLAVDLKILAYTVLIILKGDGK; encoded by the coding sequence ATGAAGTTCGGCACGGATGTGCCCATCGACCTCGATGCGAACTACTTCAAGGGCCTGGTGCTCGTTCCCTTGTTCTGGTTCGGGCTCTACACGGCTATCGGCGGCTACCGCGATGTGTTCCGCCGCTTCCGGACCAAGGAATTGGGCCAGACCCTGCTGGTAACCACCATTGGCGTGCTGGTGATCTTCTTCGTGCTGCTGCTCGACGATGAGGTGCCCAGTGCGAGCTACCACTACCGCAGCTTCCTGGCGCTCTTCGTGCTGCACTTCGGGATCACCTTCCCGCTGCGGTTCCTGATCACCAGCGGTACCGTGCGGGCCGTGCACCAGCGCCGCATCGGATTCAACACCGTGCTGGTGGGCGGCAACGAGCGCGCGGTCGCCGTGCACCAAGAGATCGAGGCCATGCCCAAATCGCCCGGCAACCGGTTCGTGGGCTTCGTGAACGTGAACGGCGGCGATCAACAGCTCGCTGGCATCCTGCCGCGCCTTGGCAAATGGCACGAGCTGCGGCAAGTGATCCTGCAGCACAGCGTCGAAGAGGCCATCATAGCCGTGGACAGCACCGAGCACGAGCACATGAGCAGGATCATGAATGAGCTGGAGGGCACTGGGGTGCGCATCAAGGTGATCCCGGACATGTACGACATCCTTTCCGGCTCGGTGAAGATGACCAGCATCTTCGGCACGCCGCTGATCGAGGTGAACCCGGAGATCATGCCCGCCTGGCAGTTCTCACTGAAGCGTGTCGTGGATATCGTGGTGAGCTCGATCGCGCTCGCAATCCTATTGCCTTTGTACCTGGCACTGGCCCTTCTTGTGATGCTCTCCGGCCCGGGGCCCGTGTTCTTCACGCAGGAGCGTATCGGCAAGCACGGCCGTCCCTTCCGGATCGTGAAATTCAGGAGCATGGTGAGCAATGCAGAGCAGGACGGCCCGCAGTTAAGCAGCGCCACCGATCCACGCATCACGCCCATAGGCCGCTGGATGCGGCGCACCCGCATGGACGAGCTCCCGCAATTCTGGAACGTGCTCAAAGGCGAGATGAGCCTGGTGGGCCCTCGGCCCGAGCGCCAGCACTACATCGATGCCATCACCGAAGTGGCCCCGCACTACCGCCACCTGACCAAGGTGCGGCCCGGCATCACCAGTTGGGGCCAAGTGAAATTCGGCTATGCCGAGAACATCGATCAGATGGTGCGCAGGCTTAAGTACGACATCCTCTACATCGAGAACATGAGCCTGGCGGTTGACCTGAAGATCCTCGCCTACACGGTGCTCATCATCCTTAAGGGGGATGGCAAGTAG
- a CDS encoding Gfo/Idh/MocA family oxidoreductase gives MEIRNPLRIGVLGAGHLGRIHVQQLQHVPAFEVVGVFDPHPEKREAITAEFGVRGWASAEELLTSVDAIDIVTPTVVHHRLAMQAMGHGLHCFIEKPVTVTVEEAEALQALAAERKLTVQVGHVERFNPAFQAALPYFGEPMFIEGHRLAQWNPRGTDVSVVLDLMIHDIDLILHVVRSPVASVTASGVAVVSDTPDICNARIAFANGCVANLTASRISLKNMRKSRFFQRDAYISVDMLAKEAEVVRMRPVEGEPDPFAVTIDLPDGKGKREISFEKPGVPVINAIREELAAFAESIRTGAPARVTLGEAADALRVALAVLGSMEQGKS, from the coding sequence GGAACCCGCTCCGCATCGGCGTGCTCGGTGCTGGCCATTTGGGCCGCATCCATGTGCAGCAGCTGCAGCATGTGCCCGCCTTCGAGGTGGTGGGCGTGTTCGACCCGCATCCGGAGAAGCGTGAGGCGATCACTGCGGAATTCGGCGTCAGGGGCTGGGCCTCGGCTGAGGAACTGCTCACTTCGGTGGATGCGATCGACATCGTGACGCCCACGGTGGTCCACCACCGGCTGGCCATGCAGGCCATGGGGCACGGCCTGCATTGCTTCATTGAGAAGCCGGTGACCGTAACGGTGGAAGAAGCCGAAGCCCTCCAGGCCCTGGCCGCAGAACGGAAGCTCACCGTGCAGGTTGGGCATGTGGAGCGCTTCAATCCTGCGTTCCAAGCCGCCCTCCCCTATTTCGGTGAACCCATGTTCATCGAGGGCCACCGGCTGGCGCAATGGAATCCGCGCGGCACCGATGTGAGCGTGGTGCTTGACCTGATGATCCACGACATCGACCTGATCCTGCATGTGGTCCGGAGCCCCGTAGCCTCGGTTACGGCCAGCGGCGTGGCCGTGGTGAGCGATACGCCCGACATATGCAACGCGCGAATCGCCTTCGCGAATGGCTGCGTGGCCAACCTCACGGCCAGCCGCATCAGCCTGAAGAACATGCGCAAGAGCCGGTTCTTCCAACGGGATGCCTACATCTCGGTTGACATGCTTGCGAAAGAAGCCGAAGTGGTGCGCATGCGGCCGGTTGAGGGCGAGCCTGACCCCTTCGCTGTGACGATTGACCTGCCTGATGGCAAAGGGAAGCGCGAGATCTCCTTCGAGAAGCCCGGCGTGCCGGTGATCAACGCCATCCGGGAGGAATTGGCCGCCTTCGCGGAGAGCATCCGGACCGGCGCTCCGGCGAGGGTGACATTGGGCGAGGCCGCCGATGCGCTGCGTGTAGCGCTGGCCGTGTTGGGTAGCATGGAACAGGGGAAATCATGA